A portion of the Scylla paramamosain isolate STU-SP2022 chromosome 32, ASM3559412v1, whole genome shotgun sequence genome contains these proteins:
- the LOC135089351 gene encoding neurotrophin 1-like, with product MALQYLVSLAVVGVVLADQHSHVSFSLGGAPKVTHHASHHHVPVHHTPVHHAPVHKPRVHHPKPHHPRPAHHAPVHHPQPSYHPQPAYGHHEPAEPACAANTTKPWCLEDAEYPLYEIKHAAEYHYEKLLSLYADVADLSTELSVERPKTLDEETYLCPSATAYVRPLRAINTEGKWRVIVNNVDVHYETLTQTTRVEECLTAGDACPLVPECYESSCLQKSIYHRFLVYDPYDQYFPFAVETFKLPASCACLLGAYTIDH from the exons ATGGCTTTACAATATCTG GTGTCGCTAGCGGTGGTGGGCGTCGTCCTTGCAGACCAGCACTCCCACGTCAGCTTCAGCCTCGGCGGTGCCCCTAAAGTGACTCACCATGCCAGCCACCACCACGTCCCCGTCCACCACACACCAGTCCACCACGCCCCCGTCCACAAACCCCGCGTCCACCACCCAAAGCCTCATCATCCTCGTCCTGCCCACCACGCCCCCGTCCACCACCCTCAACCTTCCTACCACCCGCAGCCCGCCTACGGCCACCACGAGCCCGCCGAGCCCGCTTGcgccgccaacaccaccaagcCGTGGTGCCTCGAGGACGCCGAGTACCCGCTGTACGAGATCAAGCACGCCGCGGAGTACCACTACGAGAAGCTGCTGTCCCTGTACGCCGACGTGGCTGACCTCAGCACCGAGCTGTCCGTGGAGCGGCCCAAGACCCTGGATGAGGAGACCTACCTCTGCCCCTCCGCCACCGCCTACGTCAGGCCGCTGCGCGCCATCAACACGGAGGGCAAGTGGCGCGTCATCGTGAACAACGTGGACGTGCACTACGAGACCCTGACGCAGACCACCCGCGTGGAGGAGTGTCTTACCGCCGGCGACGCCTGCCCGCTGGTGCCCGAGTGCTACGAGTCCTCCTGCCTGCAAAAGTCCATCTACCACCGCTTCCTCGTCTACGACCCCTACGACCAGTACTTCCCTTTCGCCGTGGAGACCTTCAAGCTGCCCGCCAGCTGCGCCTGCCTGCTCGGCGCCTACACCATTGACCACTAA
- the LOC135089349 gene encoding neurotrophin 1-like has translation MAARLVAVLAVAAVVLAEHLPHGGNTAPRRQQTVHVNRAPAPAPAVHAQRGPVRHNTLSTVRRPVPNPFSTQQPTYGQHPTRPTYRPQPTYTPITPAYGPPSHSPAPAPSYGSDQPACAATSGKPWCIEDKDYPSYEIQAAAERNADKLLTLYADVADLNTELSVDLPHYQTEETYLCPSETSYVRPLRAINTEGKWRIIVNGIKVHYETLTQTTRLEECLNPGYACPLVPRCYESKCLQKSIYHRFLVYDPYDQYFPFAVETFKLPASCACLLGASTLEH, from the exons ATGGCAGCGAGGCTTGTG GCGGTCCTGGCGGTGGCAGCCGTCGTCTTGGCGGAGCACCTCCCTCATGGGGGCAACACCGCTCCACGGCGGCAACAAACAGTCCATGTAAATCGGGCACCCGCACCAGCACCTGCCGTCCATGCACAGCGGGGACCCGTCAGACACAACACTCTTTCTACGGTGCGCCGCCCCGTCCCCAACCCCTTCAGTACCCAGCAGCCCACGTACGGCCAACACCCCACCCGCCCCACCTACAGGCCCCAGCCCACCTACACGCCCATCACCCCGGCATATGGCCCCCCGTCCCACTCCCCCGCCCCAGCCCCCTCATACGGTTCCGACCAGCCCGCCTGCGCCGCCACCTCCGGCAAGCCCTGGTGTATCGAGGACAAGGACTACCCAAGCTACGAGATCCAGGCCGCCGCCGAGCGCAATGCGGACAAGCTGCTCACCCTGTACGCCGACGTGGCTGACCTTAACACCGAGCTGTCCGTCGACCTGCCCCACTACCAGACGGAGGAGACCTACCTCTGCCCCTCAGAGACCTCCTACGTCAGGCCGCTGCGCGCCATCAACACGGAGGGCAAATGGCGCATCATTGTGAACGGCATCAAGGTGCACTACGAGACCCTGACGCAGACCACCCGCCTGGAGGAGTGCCTCAACCCTGGCTACGCCTGCCCGCTGGTGCCTCGGTGCTACGAGTCCAAGTGCCTGCAGAAGTCCATCTACCACCGCTTCCTCGTCTACGACCCCTACGACCAGTACTTCCCCTTCGCCGTGGAGACCTTCAAGCTGCCCGCCAGCTGCGCCTGCCTGCTCGGCGCCTCCACCCTCGAACATTAA
- the LOC135089345 gene encoding neurotrophin 1-like: MAARLVVALAAIAVVLAEHFPQGGHPPATGVHVQRAPIIHASQGPAVHINRAPAPAVQVQRAPVRHSARPPVRRPVPHPFTTQQPTYGQHPTRPTYRPQPTYTPTTPAYGPPSYAPAPAPSYGSDQPACAATSGKPWCIEDKDYPSYEIQAAAERNADKLLTLYADVADLNTELSVDLPHYQTEETYLCPSETSYVRPLRAINTEGKWRIIVNGIKVHYETLTQTTRLEECLNPGYACPLVPRCYESKCLQKSIYHRFLVYDPYDQYFPFAVETFKLPASCACLLGASTLEH; the protein is encoded by the exons ATGGCAGCGAGGCTTGTG GTGGCACTGGCGGCGATAGCCGTTGTCCTGGCGGAACACTTTCCTCAAGGGGGCCATCCACCAGCAACAGGTGTTCATGTACAGCGGGCGCCCATCATCCATGCGTCCCAGGGACCTGCCGTCCATATAAATCGGGCACCCGCACCAGCCGTCCAAGTGCAGCGGGCACCCGTCAGGCACTCTGCCCGCCCCCCCGTGCGCCGTCCCGTCCCCCACCCCTTCACTACCCAGCAGCCCACGTACGGCCAACACCCCACCCGCCCCACCTACAGGCCCCAGCCCACCTACACGCCCACCACCCCGGCATATGGTCCCCCGTCCTACGCCCCCGCCCCAGCCCCCTCATACGGTTCCGACCAGCCCGCCTGCGCCGCCACCTCCGGCAAGCCCTGGTGTATCGAGGACAAGGATTACCCAAGCTACGAGATCCAGGCCGCCGCCGAGCGCAACGCGGACAAGCTGCTCACCCTGTACGCCGACGTGGCTGACCTTAACACCGAGCTGTCCGTCGACCTGCCCCACTACCAGACGGAGGAGACCTACCTCTGCCCCTCAGAGACCTCCTACGTCAGGCCGCTGCGCGCCATCAACACGGAGGGCAAATGGCGCATCATTGTGAACGGCATCAAGGTGCACTACGAGACCCTGACGCAGACCACCCGCCTGGAGGAGTGCCTCAACCCTGGCTACGCCTGCCCGCTGGTGCCTCGGTGCTACGAGTCCAAGTGCCTGCAGAAGTCCATCTACCACCGCTTCCTCGTCTACGACCCCTACGACCAGTACTTCCCCTTCGCCGTGGAGACCTTCAAGCTGCCCGCCAGCTGCGCCTGCCTGCTCGGCGCCTCCACCCTCGAACACTAA
- the LOC135089348 gene encoding adhesive plaque matrix protein-like, whose translation MALKFAAPLALLAVVLADQTSHVSFSLGGAPAISHGTSVRHSPAYHPSPYPPRPSYHPRPSYTRKSHYPPEPTYEAEPMYHPKPRYLPKPPYAPEPRYPHPHPPPQYHPAPSYGHKPEVPACAKGNPKPWCLEDKDYPTYEIEHAAEEHYEKLLPLYADVADLSTELSVYRPKTLEEETYLCPSETAYVRPLRAVNTEGKWRVIVNGIKVHYETLTQTTRVEECLTAGDACPLVPECHESKCLQKSIYHRFLVYDPYDQYFPFAVETFKLPASCACLLGASTLDH comes from the exons ATGGCACTCAAATTCGCG GCCCCTTTGGCCCTCCTGGCGGTGGTGCTCGCCGACCAGACCTCCCATGTCAGCTTCAGTCTCGGCGGCGCCCCGGCCATCTCCCATGGCACCTCCGTCCGCCACTCTCCCGCCTACCACCCCTCGCCCtaccctccccgcccctcctaCCACCCACGACCCTCCTACACTCGCAAGTCGCACTACCCGCCAGAGCCAACCTACGAGGCGGAGCCCATGTATCATCCCAAGCCCCGCTACCTGCCCAAGCCACCCTACGCCCCGGAGCCCCgctacccacacccacacccaccccctCAGTACCACCCCGCGCCTTCCTATGGGCATAAACCCGAGGTTCCTGCCTGCGCCAAGGGCAACCCCAAGCCGTGGTGCCTCGAGGACAAGGACTACCCAACCTATGAGATCGAGCACGCCGCCGAGGAACACTACGAGAAGCTGCTGCCCCTGTACGCCGATGTGGCTGACCTCAGCACCGAGCTGTCCGTGTACAGACCCAAGACCCTCGAGGAGGAGACCTACCTCTGCCCTTCTGAGACCGCCTACGTTAGGCCGCTGCGCGCAGTCAACACGGAGGGCAAGTGGCGCGTCATCGTGAACGGCATCAAGGTGCACTACGAGACCCTGACGCAGACCACCCGCGTGGAGGAGTGTCTCACCGCCGGCGACGCCTGCCCCCTAGTGCCGGAATGCCACGAGTCCAAGTGCCTGCAGAAGTCTATCTACCACCGCTTCCTCGTCTACGACCCCTACGACCAGTACTTCCCCTTCGCCGTGGAGACCTTCAAGCTGCCCGCCAGCTGCGCCTGCCTGCTCGGCGCCTCCACCCTGGACCACTAA
- the LOC135089353 gene encoding neurotrophin 1-like, which produces MGLRFVAVVVAAACVAEAAGSISEAQDGAPVKRGVLGGHGYAAYGVHQGYDHGQGHYSAGHGYGHGQGHGHGYGHGHGYVHHKVPSEAPPIPACAANSSRPWCLKDAEYPTYEIQHAAEHYFDLLLPLYTDVANLNTELSLSRPINTLQDETYLCPSSTNYVKPLRAVNTNGHWRVIVNNIKLYTDTLTQTSRVEVCLTPGRACPKVPDCIGSSCLEKSVYHRFLVYDPYDHHFPFAIESFKLPTACACRLDAAAH; this is translated from the exons ATGGGTCTTAGGTTTGTG gcggtggtggtggcggcggcgtgcGTGGCTGAGGCGGCGGGGAGCATTAGCGAGGCCCAGGACGGCGCCCCAGTGAAGCGTGGGGTGTTGGGGGGACATGGCTACGCTGCGTATGGGGTGCACCAGGGGTATGACCACGGACAGGGACACTATTCTGCAGGTCACGGCTACGGACACGGACAAGGACACGGACACGGATACGGACATGGACACGGGTATGTACATCACAAGGTACCTAGTGAAGCACCGCCGATCCCTGCCTGCGCCGCTAACTCCAGCCGGCCTTGGTGCCTGAAGGACGCCGAATACCCTACCTATGAGATCCAGCATGCCGCGGAACACTACTTCGACCTCTTGCTTCCTCTGTACACTGACGTGGCGAACCTCAACACGGAGCTGTCCCTGAGCCGCCCCATCAACACCCTGCAAGACGAGACTTACCTGTGTCCCTCCTCCACTAACTACGTGAAGCCGCTCAGAGCTGTGAACACCAATGGCCACTGGAGGGTGATCGTGAACAACATCAAGCTCTACACGGACACCCTCACGCAGACGAGCAGGGTGGAGGTGTGTCTGACCCCTGGGAGGGCCTGTCCTAAGGTGCCTGATTGCATTGGCTCCTCGTGTCTGGAGAAGTCAGTCTACCATCGTTTTCTTGTGTACGACCCTTACGATCATCACTTCCCGTTCGCTATTGAGTCGTTCAAGCTCCCCACTGCCTGTGCTTGCCGCCTCGACGCCGCGGCACACTAA
- the LOC135089359 gene encoding neurotrophin 1-like: MFLRLLVSLVVLAVALADGTSRVGVRNARSSTYGVRHPPAHRHRPAHHPQPAYGHHEPAEPACAANTTKPWCLEDAEYPLYEIKHAAEYHYEKLLSLYADVADLSTELSVERPKTLDEETYLCPSVTAYVRPLRAINTEGKWRVIVNNVDVHYETLTQTTRVEECLTAGDACPLVPDCYESSCLQKSIYHRFLVYDPYDQYFPFAVETFKLPASCACLLGASTLDH, encoded by the exons ATGTTCCTCAGACTCCTG GTGTCGTTGGTCGTGCTGGCCGTCGCGCTGGCTGATGGAACTTCCCGCGTGGGCGTGAGGAACGCCAGGTCCTCAACTTACGGCGTGCGTCATCCGCCCGCTCACCGTCACCGCCCCGCCCACCACCCACAGCCCGCCTACGGCCACCACGAGCCCGCCGAGCCCGCCTGcgccgccaacaccaccaagcCGTGGTGCCTCGAGGACGCCGAGTACCCGCTGTACGAGATCAAGCACGCAGCGGAGTATCACTACGAGAAGCTCCTGTCCCTGTACGCCGACGTGGCTGACCTCAGCACCGAGCTGTCCGTGGAGCGGCCCAAAACCCTGGACGAGGAGACCTACCTCTGCCCCTCCGTCACCGCCTACGTCAGGCCGCTGCGCGCCATCAACACGGAGGGCAAGTGGCGCGTCATCGTGAACAATGTGGACGTGCACTACGAGACCCTGACGCAGACCACCCGCGTGGAGGAGTGTCTCACCGCCGGCGACGCCTGCCCGCTGGTGCCCGATTGCTACGAGTCCTCCTGCCTGCAGAAGTCCATCTACCACCGCTTCCTCGTCTACGACCCCTACGACCAGTACTTCCCCTTCGCCGTGGAGACCTTCAAGCTGCCCGCCAGCTGCGCCTGCCTGCTCGGCGCCTCCACCCTCGACCACTAA